One Aegilops tauschii subsp. strangulata cultivar AL8/78 chromosome 2, Aet v6.0, whole genome shotgun sequence genomic window, gatgccggagaggatgagtctatttgctcgctcgacctggccgtttgactgcgggtgggcaacggacgctaagtccagtcggatgccctgcgtcgcgcagaaacgtgccagtgctcctttggcgaagttcgtgccgttgtcggtgatgatgctgtgcggcacgccgtaccgagtagtgatgtcggtgatgaatgtcacgacagtcggcccgttcagtTTCTTAGTCGGTTtagcttcgatccactttgtgaacttgtccacggcgaccagtagatgtgtcaggccgccgcgggctgtcttgaaagggcccaccatgtccagtccccagacggcaaaaggccaagtaaggggaatggtcttgagggcagaagccggcaggtgttgcttggaactaaaaacttgacatcctctgcagctcttgactatttctttagcatcctccaaggcagtcggccagaagaaaccatggcgaaaagccttggccacaagggatcttgaggctgcgtggtggccgcattcgccttggtggatgtctttgaggattgccactcctttttctggctcgacacaacgctggaagactccagtgacgctgcgcttcacaagctctctgttgattattgtgtatgctgcggctcgtcgttgcactagtcttgctgagatctcgtcagccggcagctctctgctgactaggaacttgaggatgggctgggcccatgagggagctgtgacttcttcttctgttaatgtggccaccatgactcgggtgggtgggttgggtgttgcattggagtcggccaccgcttcttgtgccgctgcagtccccaggccgactgctgcagtccccgggccgggttttgaagtccccgggccgggtgcgactacggtagtccccgggccggttgtcgaagtccccgtgccgcctgcgggatttctccagtcggatccgactaTATCTGGCTCAGGCGGTACGAaaatggaatccgactctggagacggcttgatggacggcttgaggaggcgctggagggagacgccagtcggtatggcttgtcgggtggagccgatccgtgcttgggcatctgcttggtcgttgtcggcccttggcacgtgaaggaactcgcacccttcgaagtatccgcttatctgctggacgaggaaacgatagctcaccatgttcgcgtccttggcgtcccagtcgccagatgattgctggaccaccaagtctgagtcgccgtagcacaggatccggcgtataccaagctctttggctagccggagcccgtgtacgagcgcctcgtactcagcgacgttgttggaggcggcgaagtggatctgcagcgtgtacttgagcttgtcgcctttgggagaggtgaggacgatgccggctcccaagccggtgcgcatcttggacccgtcaaagtgcatccgccaatgggtagagtcgggagccggcggtaagtactgggtctcggcccagtcgacgagtaagtcggccaatgcttgcgacttgatggcggtgcggggttgatagaagatcgtgtagggcaccaaggcaatggcccatttggccacccggccggatgcatcccggctgcctatgatctcggcgagcggggcagtgcacacgaccgtgttggggtgctcttggaagtagggcttcaatttcttggcagtgaagtacaccccatagcacatcttttggtagtgcgagtagttttgctttgagctggaaagtacttcgctgagatagtacaccggcctctggaccagctgggctcggccttcctccgggcgctggaccacaacaacagtgctgacgactcggctagtcacggcaatgtagaggagcatgggctccttctcagacggggctgccaggacaggcggagtggtcaacattttcttcaactcatggaaggcttggtcggcttgatcattctactcaaagtgagtggacttcttcatgagtcggtacagggggagagccttttctcctagtcggctgataaaacgattcagggaggctaagcagccagtgaacttctgcacatctcgcagcttggtgggaatctccatcctctcgatggccttgatcttgacggggttgcactcaatgccgcgttcggagaccaggaagcctagcagctggccggctggcactccgaacacgcacttctcggggttgagcttgatttggaatcggcgcaagttggcaaatgtttctctcaggtcttccagcaaggtaccgcgcttctctgtcttcaccacaatgtcgtctacgtagacgtgggcatttctgccgagttgtttcaagagacatttctgcatgcaacgctgaaaagtggcaccggcatttctcaagccgaatgtcattgtcaggtagcagaaagctccaaagggtgtgatgaaggcagtcttcaggcggtcagctgggtccaacttgatctgatgataccttgagtatgcatccaaaaaacttaacagctcgcatccggctgtggagtctatcacttggtcaatccgtggcagggcaaacggatcctttgggcaggccttgttcagactagtgtagtctatacacatacgccacttgttattcttcttcagaaccagaactgggttggcaagccactctggaaagaacacttccatgataaagccggctgcaaggagccgggctatctcttctcccacaattcttcgcttctcttctgacagtcggcggaggggctgcttgaccggcttcgcatcatctcggacatgtaatttgtgctcggcgaaatccttcgggacacccggcatgtcctttggggaccatgcaaagatgtctcgattctcacggaggaagtcgacgagctcgccttcctatttactgtccaagctcgccccaatgacagcgaacctctccgggtgctccgggtccagaggtatcttcttcgtctcttttgcaggctggaaggagccctgcgcatcacaatccttggggttgggggacaaggccggctgcttgccggccatggccacaacccgttccaacatcttcttctcttctgccaccacgagggactcggccagccggctactgccCATGGCGCACTcaatggacttcttgtagtcgccggctaccgtgatgatcccattcgagctcggcatcttcatcttcaggtaggcgtagtggggcacaaccatgaacttggccaaagcaggtcggccaagcaatgcatgataggggctctccaaatccactacctcgaaccatattgcttcccggcgaaaatgatctttgtctccgaagagaacatccattttgatcttgccgattggggagcaagacaggccgggtacgataccatggaagacggtgcggctcggcatgagctgcttcgctttgatgttcagcttctccatggtatcgcggtacagtatgttgatactgcttccgccgtctatcaggacgcgggaaaatttggcagctcgcctctccgtcgcgagggtgacgtccaagaccattgcataggagccaggcgaaggcatcacctctgggtggtcggcctggctccagctgattggcttttctgaccagtgcatgaactcgggggcgctggtggcgactgcattcacttcttggtgctgtcggcgtcggctgcgcttgtcgtcggcttgactagtgaagacgacgtaggcggcgtgctcttcggggaattcgtcttggatggcgccgactgctggccgagctgccggctgctgggggggctggaggcggcgggccgggaggcggaggcggcagcattccctcgcccttggtgatgcgggtgagccagtggcatttccgggttgtgtggttggacggcttcgcgcagctatggaacttgcagggggcgtctagagcttgttcgtaggagaaagacggctgccaaggcggccggccacccttcttcttgggagcgggccgatcctcgggctgctcgtcttcaactgtggccacctgcctactggaggaagtcggcatggggcccttgcgcttgtggtcgttctggtaggggcgccgattagggtcgccagccggcgtcttgggagccggagcaattactttccccgaggcgtccactcggagctcggtcttcattgaggagtcggctgtggcgtacttgtcggcgatgactagtaactcgttgagggtagccggctcgtcgcagaggagtcggtgcttgaggagggtgccctctcggcacccggcggtgaagtacttgatggcctggacctcgtgcactccctcgcaggagttgcggagctcggcccatcgcgtgaggtagtcgcgggtcgactcgttgggcccttggacgcagagggagagctggcgaggcttgggaggccgcttgtaggtgctggtgaagttgcggatgaagacttcggtgaagtccagccaactgttgatgctgtagggcttgaggctgttgagccatgtgcgcgccgtgccttgcagcatgagggggacgtacttcacggcgacgcgccgattgccgttggctatgctgacggccgtggagtagtcgatgagccaatcttccggcttcaccgagccgttgtacttgggcgtgtctctggggagcgagaaccctttggggaagggctcgtcgcggatgcgggggccaaagcatggcgggccgacatcgtcttcttcttctaacgccaaggatcgagcaaggcggtcgatcctgtggcgggcgtcgttctcgccgactccttctcggcggccgagtcggtcgccaagagtcgggtgtgtgatatgcggcggagtgaggcgtctttctcttcaaGGCGGGGGAgaaggcagatttccttggtgctctacagctcgagggcggccatccgcgttgcgctcgatggtgatgcgagtccggctacggctggcagccggctccttgtctttcttctggcgcgcgccgctcgcagtcggcgagcgggacgtcgcggcgtgctcccggtgCGGGGGATGattatcagcacgggcgccggcttcgtgccgttctgcagccgcgtcgagcagctgttggatccgtctcgtcatgtaggggagctcatcggctcccagcccattgagctcttctgcagccgcctgagtggctcgcagattctcgagcggggtggcgtagacggggcgatctgcgcccagcgcgctggcgacggctgcgccgcgcttctggacgaagccgacTCGGCTCgcgccgctaggcggcggcgtgccgaaggcggcgcggtcgacttcgcgctggtgggcctcggtgaggcgtctcatcgaggctatcttctggccctccgcgatgagggcaaggcggcgtgcctccagggtctcggcgtcggcgtcggccgggatggggacggagaggtcgtgcatcgccgcttgctgagtgtcgcgggcattctcgcccgagttggagacgtggctgatgaccagcacttcggtgacagcgctgctcccgctgtcagctcgagggagggggttgTCGAAGACCACCatgtcggaggggtaggcgtcaagtgacgcggtgtcggagtcgatgagcatcgggtcggtggagccgaccgactccatgtccgtagcaggctcgctagagacgtgaagttggtcgaggaggcagatgaggcggctctcggggtagccggtgcctgcgtcggacgcaggctcgtcggagatgcgagtctcgccgagcagatcggcgaggcggcgcgctgcgcaggcgtcgtcgacgccttgcagcgcgtcgaggcaaccgccatcgggcgcagcaggctggctgcgctcgcgggggaggaagagggttcccgtccagaacaggtctctggacgacggtgcacctggccccagggtgggcgccaaatgtcgggtggttggtgcgacatatgccaagggatggcttatcattgtgggagccaataaaacgtcgccggtgcccggaaacgggatgaggcgaagacatgcacgccggcggatcttatccaggttcggggctctccgaggagataacacccctagtcctgctctgcggggtctccgcatgatcactagatcgagaaagggtagctacaatcgctcctagagctgtttggggtcaagggagaagaagaacaaggctagctctcacttccctctatctatggtgtgtgtgctatgtttggaagccaactatgcttagaggccaaccctttgcatgggtgctccgaggggtttatataggcctacccccgggggtacaatggtaatccggctgggctctggtcccagccgtcagtgtctacactcgccggcttctccgccggctgcagggtcccgccggctgccggctacttggtcgacaggccggccccaccgcctggggtcttgtaggcggctgcttactgtagccgcgcctctgatgacgagggctttgtcgaggtaagcgtggctacagtgggccgcctcgggggttctcactgtagccttacctcgtcttgtctccttaatggggctcctgcttctaggaagggagtagccggcttctagaggctggctacgctcttggccgaccgggaaaggccgggccgccttcacgcctctctctggctgaaggggcccgccgcccgcgggccgtacgggagtcggtcgtgggtgacgtcggggccagcatggctacagtgccgagccgcacgggagacggctgtcccatacggcctcctgtagccatgcctgcctcgggctttgggggtagtgggccgcactgtggccacaccccgtcgtgtcgccgttatgtgggaacagcttggagtggttgtggtctcggccggctctttggagtcggcatccttcttggccggcttcttggagtcggccaccctgtAATCGTCCTTgggaggggttgctgaggcagggtcgccttccgggagtcggcttcagaggtagccggccggggaaggcggcccgaatgcctggagtgcttgaaggcccaaaggcctgataatttttctgaagaaccaggggtagtcggttgggctacccgtggccatttactccgacacactTAGCCCGTTGTTCAATCTGGCGGTTTGATGCACATTTTCCCTTGTCTGTGTGTCTCGATAGGTATTAAAGGCCTGAGTGGTAGCTCTGCATGCCGCTGGTACATTGATGAGGACCCGCCAGAGATGAATGCCTTTCGTGCTAGGTATTTCCTCTTTCTATGTGGTTGTCGGTCGTCGAGATTTATAGAGCTATTCTGACTCGGTTACAATTAACCATTTTTAATCCAGCCTTGCAGAAGGGCTTCCTGCCGTCACTGCTCACATCCCAGGAGAACAAGCGATTGTTCCAGCACCTGTTCACGAACCTCCTGTTGAATTGACTGTTCAGGAGTTGCTTGCCCTTGACCCATTTGACAACTTGGTACCTCCTCTCCTTACTTCTTCTATAcctttcccttttctttttaGCATCCTCTCACTATACTTGTGTTCATCATTAAATGCAGAAGAAACAGTTTATTGTCAAGGTTACTATCACAGGCTTGGGCTCTGACAACCGCTGGTGGTTCCTCTCGTGCCGGAAATGCCATAAAACAGCCTACACCTCCGGATGGCAGTACCGTTGCTCAGACTATGACTGTTCTTCTATCATAGCAGATCCTTCGTGAGTGCCTTTCCCTCATAGTCTATTTTGGTTTGTCTACTGGGTTGATTCTGAGTGCATTTGCCTTGCAATGTCTAGATACTACGTGTGTACTTTCGAAAGCGATGGCGCAAATGAAGCAGAATTTATGTTCTTTGATAGGGCTGCAAAACAAGTTGTTGGCAAGCCACTCATGACTTTGATTCACTGCAAGTACCCAGGTTTTACAAGTGCGCTTGATCTTGCTCAGATAGGAGGTTCTGATGTAGGTTTGCCTGTTGAAATTTCCCGCCTTGTTACCCAGAAGTATAGGCTGGTCGTTTCTATCTCCAACAAGAATTTTCAGCCTGCAAGCACCCAGCTGTCCTTCCAAGTTGGTAGAATTGATGAAACCTTTAAGCCTGACCTTGTACCCTTTGCATCTGCTAGTGCATCATCTTCCTCTGGAGCATCGTCTTCTGCTAAGGGCTCAGACATGACAGTGCCCATTCCCACCTCTTTCTCTACAGGATCGTCTACACTCGTTGTGCTACCTCTCGATGAGGTATATATGTTGCTGGTTTCCTCTCTCAAGTTCTCTTTCACCCGTTTAATGCCTGTGTTGTTTCTTTGCCAGATGAACACTCCTATATCTGCATTCAAAGGTAAAGGACAGGCTATTGTGCCTAAAACACCCAGGTATCAATCCTCCATTTCTCCTAGCATACATTCTGAAAATACTTCTTCTTTGCCCATGACTgatgttttttcttttttgcagCCGGTCCCCATGCCCAAAAAGTGCTCGCCGCAAGCTTCTTATTGGCCCCCCTAAGTCTAAGGGCACTGAACTACCTGCCTCTGTTAGCAACGTTACTGTCCAGGCTGGAAAGGTTGTCGCAGTTACCCAAACTGAAGAGGTTGCCGCCACTGGAAATGTTGTTCAGCCTACACCCATGCCAACCGTTAGTGCATGTACTTAATATGCAAACATCATTCTTATTCTGCACAAATTATGCTTGATGTGCAATAATCTTTGTTCGCACCAATCTGTACAGGTTCGACATGAGACTGAAACCACAACTGCTGAGGATCCAAAGATCATCATTCCTGACCCCTCTAAGGCCAAGAGGTAAAGGCTCATGAACTGTTACATTCAGCTACTTCTGCGCCTATGACAAAGGCATTGACTT contains:
- the LOC109749187 gene encoding replication factor A protein 1 isoform X2, with product MCVLRSSSVTFGCLVAWFSRPRFARFVLWVSSHDASRSVFRLGKMSGQRMSLLSQINDREMFWNAKVLVSRMWHYRGGTDEGAIMHTDIVVLDKEGTHMYGRIPTEPAISLQDVLQEGSVYIMKRFMCKPSKPTYRVVDSPFMMQFTRFTTVDPVVDDEEDFPYCTYSLMSFSDIPIPDVIGRIIAVTDIVVVHSQHQAGPSDTRTVVLQDQIGNEISLVLWGARAHEFEVEEVRAASESTVVIAIFVGTLPKAYRGIKGLSGSSACRWYIDEDPPEMNAFRASLAEGLPAVTAHIPGEQAIVPAPVHEPPVELTVQELLALDPFDNLKKQFIVKVTITGLGSDNRWWFLSCRKCHKTAYTSGWQYRCSDYDCSSIIADPSYYVCTFESDGANEAEFMFFDRAAKQVVGKPLMTLIHCKYPGFTSALDLAQIGGSDVGLPVEISRLVTQKYRLVVSISNKNFQPASTQLSFQVGRIDETFKPDLVPFASASASSSSGASSSAKGSDMTVPIPTSFSTGSSTLVVLPLDEMNTPISAFKGKGQAIVPKTPSRSPCPKSARRKLLIGPPKSKGTELPASVSNVTVQAGKVVAVTQTEEVAATGNVVQPTPMPTVSACST
- the LOC109749187 gene encoding uncharacterized protein isoform X6; amino-acid sequence: MPPSRRVGKAASEPQKAASEPRPAVGFSSSARDAEAASATSGWTPGGGTAVVNVAAQDVRTRLQSQAAALRQFTDEFLATRAAIRDYHNLRAAAFNFQARELTQKTADLTESRAANASLRAQLWESQTALRAKDAELAALVQERDRLVKKLADQEEGHKAALKAVQDREATLQAEFETEAAGWAEARQTLVSGYGQIEDLVDGIKGLSGSSACRWYIDEDPPEMNAFRASLAEGLPAVTAHIPGEQAIVPAPVHEPPVELTVQELLALDPFDNLKKQFIVKVTITGLGSDNRWWFLSCRKCHKTAYTSGWQYRCSDYDCSSIIADPSASSSSGASSSAKGSDMTVPIPTSFSTGSSTLVVLPLDEMNTPISAFKGKGQAIVPKTPSRSPCPKSARRKLLIGPPKSKGTELPASVSNVTVQAGKVVAVTQTEEVAATGNVVQPTPMPTVRHETETTTAEDPKIIIPDPSKAKRTNNPSKGAGIPKKLKQ
- the LOC109749187 gene encoding replication factor A protein 1 isoform X1 — its product is MCVLRSSSVTFGCLVAWFSRPRFARFVLWVSSHDASRSVFRLGKMSGQRMSLLSQINDREMFWNAKVLVSRMWHYRGGTDEGAIMHTDIVVLDKEGTHMYGRIPTEPAISLQDVLQEGSVYIMKRFMCKPSKPTYRVVDSPFMMQFTRFTTVDPVVDDEEDFPYCTYSLMSFSDIPIPDVIGRIIAVTDIVVVHSQHQAGPSDTRTVVLQDQIGNEISLVLWGARAHEFEVEEVRAASESTVVIAIFVGTLPKAYRGIKGLSGSSACRWYIDEDPPEMNAFRASLAEGLPAVTAHIPGEQAIVPAPVHEPPVELTVQELLALDPFDNLKKQFIVKVTITGLGSDNRWWFLSCRKCHKTAYTSGWQYRCSDYDCSSIIADPSYYVCTFESDGANEAEFMFFDRAAKQVVGKPLMTLIHCKYPGFTSALDLAQIGGSDVGLPVEISRLVTQKYRLVVSISNKNFQPASTQLSFQVGRIDETFKPDLVPFASASASSSSGASSSAKGSDMTVPIPTSFSTGSSTLVVLPLDEMNTPISAFKGKGQAIVPKTPSRSPCPKSARRKLLIGPPKSKGTELPASVSNVTVQAGKVVAVTQTEEVAATGNVVQPTPMPTVRHETETTTAEDPKIIIPDPSKAKRTNNPSKGAGIPKKLKQ
- the LOC109749187 gene encoding replication factor A protein 1 isoform X3 gives rise to the protein MSGQRMSLLSQINDREMFWNAKVLVSRMWHYRGGTDEGAIMHTDIVVLDKEGTHMYGRIPTEPAISLQDVLQEGSVYIMKRFMCKPSKPTYRVVDSPFMMQFTRFTTVDPVVDDEEDFPYCTYSLMSFSDIPIPDVIGRIIAVTDIVVVHSQHQAGPSDTRTVVLQDQIGNEISLVLWGARAHEFEVEEVRAASESTVVIAIFVGTLPKAYRGIKGLSGSSACRWYIDEDPPEMNAFRASLAEGLPAVTAHIPGEQAIVPAPVHEPPVELTVQELLALDPFDNLKKQFIVKVTITGLGSDNRWWFLSCRKCHKTAYTSGWQYRCSDYDCSSIIADPSYYVCTFESDGANEAEFMFFDRAAKQVVGKPLMTLIHCKYPGFTSALDLAQIGGSDVGLPVEISRLVTQKYRLVVSISNKNFQPASTQLSFQVGRIDETFKPDLVPFASASASSSSGASSSAKGSDMTVPIPTSFSTGSSTLVVLPLDEMNTPISAFKGKGQAIVPKTPSRSPCPKSARRKLLIGPPKSKGTELPASVSNVTVQAGKVVAVTQTEEVAATGNVVQPTPMPTVRHETETTTAEDPKIIIPDPSKAKRTNNPSKGAGIPKKLKQ
- the LOC109749187 gene encoding uncharacterized protein isoform X4, which gives rise to MPPSRRVGKAASEPQKAASEPRPAVGFSSSARDAEAASATSGWTPGGGTAVVNVAAQDVRTRLQSQAAALRQFTDEFLATRAAIRDYHNLRAAAFNFQARELTQKTADLTESRAANASLRAQLWESQTALRAKDAELAALVQERDRLVKKLADQEEGHKAALKAVQDREATLQAEFETEAAGWAEARQTLVSGYGQIEDLVDGIKGLSGSSACRWYIDEDPPEMNAFRASLAEGLPAVTAHIPGEQAIVPAPVHEPPVELTVQELLALDPFDNLKKQFIVKVTITGLGSDNRWWFLSCRKCHKTAYTSGWQYRCSDYDCSSIIADPSYYVCTFESDGANEAEFMFFDRAAKQVVGKPLMTLIHCKYPGFTSALDLAQIGGSDVGLPVEISRLVTQKYRLVVSISNKNFQPASTQLSFQVGRIDETFKPDLVPFASASASSSSGASSSAKGSDMTVPIPTSFSTGSSTLVVLPLDEMNTPISAFKGKGQAIVPKTPSRSPCPKSARRKLLIGPPKSKGTELPASVSNVTVQAGKVVAVTQTEEVAATGNVVQPTPMPTVRHETETTTAEDPKIIIPDPSKAKRTNNPSKGAGIPKKLKQ